A genomic segment from Comamonas terrigena NBRC 13299 encodes:
- a CDS encoding multidrug effflux MFS transporter, which translates to MHPHADTLWRGPRWTLAVLLAVLGMLGPFAIDTYLPAFSGIARALDATPLQMQQTLSAYLFGFAFMNLFHGALADSFGRRPVILGGLAVFTLASAGCALSQDIGQLVFFRALQGLSTGAGVVVSRAIVRDIFPPTEAQRVMSQITIFFGVAPAIAPIMGGWLFVHLGWASIFWLLTGIGVVLLAVNWRQLPESLHASQRQPFDVRHLMRGYGELCTDPRFLLLALASGVPFNGFFLYVLSAPAFLGDHLGLGPTQFFWLFLLTIAGIMGGAWVSGRLAGRIAPKRQIRHGLLIMTVVSIANVVANLLLPAHVGWALLPVGIYAFGWSLMVPVVTLLVLDLYPLRRGLASSLQAVVGSTANGLVAGVLAPLVMHSTAALALGSAALMAIGLLSWIYLHHRWPEIGRTAA; encoded by the coding sequence ATGCACCCCCATGCCGATACCCTGTGGCGTGGTCCGCGCTGGACCCTTGCCGTGCTGCTGGCCGTGCTGGGCATGCTCGGCCCCTTCGCCATCGACACCTACCTGCCCGCGTTCTCGGGCATTGCGCGGGCGCTGGACGCCACGCCGCTGCAGATGCAGCAAACGCTGTCGGCCTATCTGTTCGGCTTTGCCTTCATGAACCTGTTCCACGGGGCCCTGGCCGACAGCTTTGGCCGCCGCCCGGTGATCCTGGGCGGTCTGGCGGTGTTCACCCTGGCATCGGCCGGCTGCGCGCTGTCGCAGGATATCGGCCAGCTGGTGTTCTTCCGCGCGCTGCAAGGCCTGTCCACCGGCGCAGGGGTGGTGGTCTCGCGCGCCATCGTGCGCGACATCTTCCCGCCCACCGAGGCCCAGCGGGTGATGAGCCAGATCACCATCTTCTTCGGCGTGGCCCCGGCCATCGCCCCCATCATGGGTGGCTGGCTGTTTGTGCACCTGGGCTGGGCCAGCATCTTCTGGCTGCTGACAGGCATCGGCGTGGTGCTGCTGGCCGTCAACTGGCGGCAGCTGCCCGAATCGCTGCATGCCAGCCAGCGCCAGCCCTTTGACGTGCGCCACCTGATGCGCGGCTATGGCGAGCTGTGCACCGATCCGCGTTTTCTGCTGCTGGCCCTGGCCAGCGGCGTGCCGTTCAACGGCTTTTTTCTCTACGTGCTGTCGGCCCCGGCGTTTCTGGGCGACCACCTGGGCCTGGGCCCCACGCAGTTCTTCTGGCTGTTCCTGCTGACCATTGCCGGCATCATGGGCGGCGCCTGGGTCAGCGGCCGGCTCGCCGGACGCATTGCGCCCAAGCGGCAGATCCGCCACGGTCTGCTGATCATGACCGTGGTCTCCATCGCCAATGTGGTGGCCAATCTGCTGCTGCCGGCCCATGTCGGCTGGGCGCTGCTGCCGGTGGGCATCTACGCGTTCGGCTGGTCGCTGATGGTGCCGGTGGTCACGCTGCTGGTGCTGGATCTGTACCCGCTGCGCCGGGGACTGGCGTCCTCGCTGCAGGCCGTGGTGGGGTCGACCGCCAACGGCCTGGTGGCCGGCGTGCTGGCTCCGCTGGTCATGCATTCCACCGCGGCCCTGGCCCTGGGTTCGGCCGCGCTGATGGCCATCGGCCTGCTGTCGTGGATCTATCTG
- the bcsG gene encoding cellulose biosynthesis protein BcsG translates to MSFWAFYFLAKTALHFTGHLHMQWLPNLLLAIWVFWPVRKPHWLRLRTLAGIVCAVLLLYAESGLPSLERAFSQAHLLAGFSTRYTLELIGRLVSWQLLLGLAAALAVYVLLSARIRFATFAILGILGVGLQAAWQTTQQPRNGMAAAAASVPMGTGGPAGNTTLTPDSMLTAFFDREQQRKVVLQHPASAFDVVVLHVCSLAWDDMTHVGLAEHPFMTQAQMVFSQFNSASSYSGPASLRLLHGMCGQATHEGLYQGLDRSCYVFPALEGVGYQAHGLLNHDGVYDNFAKELEERGGLGGKLQSNQGAPAAYRSFDNSTIFSDYGTLHQWLEKRKALDSQAPVALYYNSITLHDGVHAPDASASNSIATYKPRLQQLLDDFARFTQELKASGRPTVLIMLPEHGANLRGDSMQIPGMREIPTPRITLVPTLVYLLNTPTPPEPQVRVDKPVSYVDLFTLLNGMFQNSPFQAGSPSLEARSQAMAGTDFVTDNETVTMLRMPDQRYWMRSKDSTTWVPYQP, encoded by the coding sequence ATGAGCTTCTGGGCGTTTTACTTCCTGGCCAAGACGGCCCTGCATTTCACCGGCCACCTGCACATGCAGTGGCTGCCCAATCTGTTGCTGGCCATCTGGGTCTTCTGGCCCGTGCGCAAGCCGCACTGGCTGCGGCTGCGCACCCTGGCCGGCATCGTCTGCGCCGTGCTGCTGCTGTACGCCGAAAGCGGCCTGCCCAGCCTGGAGCGGGCCTTTTCACAGGCCCACCTGCTGGCCGGCTTCAGCACCCGCTACACGCTGGAGCTGATCGGCCGGCTGGTGAGCTGGCAGCTGCTGCTGGGACTGGCCGCCGCCCTGGCGGTGTATGTCCTGCTGTCCGCACGCATCCGCTTTGCCACATTTGCCATCCTGGGCATCCTGGGAGTGGGCCTGCAAGCCGCCTGGCAAACCACCCAGCAGCCGCGCAACGGCATGGCAGCCGCCGCCGCATCGGTGCCCATGGGCACGGGCGGCCCCGCCGGCAACACCACGCTGACCCCCGACAGCATGCTGACCGCCTTTTTCGACCGGGAGCAGCAGCGCAAGGTGGTGCTGCAGCATCCCGCCAGCGCATTCGATGTGGTGGTGCTGCATGTCTGCTCGCTGGCCTGGGACGACATGACCCATGTGGGACTGGCCGAGCACCCCTTCATGACCCAGGCGCAGATGGTGTTCAGCCAGTTCAACAGCGCCTCCAGCTACAGCGGCCCGGCATCGCTGCGCCTGCTGCACGGCATGTGCGGCCAGGCCACGCACGAAGGGCTGTACCAGGGTCTGGACCGCAGCTGCTATGTGTTCCCGGCCCTGGAAGGCGTGGGCTACCAGGCCCATGGCCTGCTGAACCACGACGGCGTCTACGACAACTTCGCCAAGGAACTCGAAGAGCGCGGCGGTCTGGGGGGCAAGCTGCAGTCCAACCAGGGTGCCCCTGCGGCCTACCGCAGCTTTGACAACAGCACCATCTTCAGCGACTACGGCACCCTCCACCAGTGGCTGGAAAAACGCAAGGCCCTGGACAGCCAGGCCCCGGTGGCGCTGTACTACAACTCCATCACCCTGCATGACGGTGTGCACGCGCCGGATGCCAGCGCCAGCAACAGCATCGCCACCTACAAACCCCGGCTGCAGCAACTGCTGGACGACTTTGCCCGCTTCACCCAGGAGCTCAAGGCCAGCGGTCGCCCCACGGTGCTGATCATGCTGCCCGAACACGGCGCCAATCTGCGCGGCGACAGCATGCAGATTCCCGGCATGCGCGAGATCCCCACGCCACGCATCACGCTGGTGCCCACCCTGGTGTACCTGCTCAACACGCCCACGCCGCCCGAACCCCAGGTGCGCGTGGACAAGCCGGTGAGCTATGTGGACCTGTTCACCCTGCTCAACGGCATGTTCCAGAATTCGCCTTTCCAGGCGGGGTCCCCTTCATTGGAAGCGCGCAGCCAGGCCATGGCCGGCACCGATTTCGTGACCGACAACGAAACCGTGACCATGCTGCGCATGCCGGATCAGCGCTACTGGATGCGCTCCAAGGACTCCACCACCTGGGTGCCGTACCAGCCCTGA